Proteins co-encoded in one Arachis hypogaea cultivar Tifrunner chromosome 13, arahy.Tifrunner.gnm2.J5K5, whole genome shotgun sequence genomic window:
- the LOC140177651 gene encoding uncharacterized protein translates to MKHRKDDVSLEQLSNHLRLEEEYRKQDDTKEQSAHANLHVMEDEKSNKPNKKRYQNFNKSQGNNGDFRKNKKKRNCFHCEKLGHFKKECRFLRKKKEKNDTAIKDNLIAVISEINMIEDIGSWWIDSGVTRHVCKNRDFFKTFKEENGIILYMGNASTVQVMGKGTVKLEFTSGRVLTLTDVYYVPEVRKNLVFVPLLNKYAFKSVFEGGKFILSKGGVFVGKGYLCENMFKLNIVNTINNNNVSVYIAESFDLWHNRLRHNGIAERKNRVLEEMVNAMLSYSGLAKVIESRDAIFLEDRFNSTPRPESKIHLEKEENVENKPVENIELRKSKRIRKAKTYGPDFFMFLVEGTGESKDSIAPICLHMEGDTETYEEAIRFRDSDFWKEAIQDKMDSIMRNNTWKLVDLPRGSKAISSKWIFKKKMKVDGTVDKFKARLVAKGFAQKEGIDYFDTYAPVARIATIRVLIALASIFNFVIHQMDVKTTFLNGELDEEVYMKQPEGFIVAGQKNKVCKLVKSLYGLKQAPKQWHKKFDETIRANGCKINESDKCVYSKVKNGKCVMICLYVDDMLIFGTDLEEGEPSVLEGYTDASWISYTEDHASTSGWIFTLGGVLFLGDPRNKLA, encoded by the exons ATGAAACATAGAAAGGATGATGTTTCTCTTGAGCAATTAAGTAATCACCTTCGTCTTGAAGAAGAGTATCGTAAACAAGACGATACTAAAGAGCAAAGTGCTCATGCTAATCTTCACGTAATGGAAGATGAAAAATCCAACAAGCCCAACAAGAAGAGAtaccaaaattttaataaatctcAAGGTAACAATGgtgattttagaaaaaataaaaagaaaagaaattgttTTCATTGTGAAAAACTAGGACATTTTAAGAAAGAATGTCGTTTcttaagaaaaaagaaagaaaagaatgacACAGCAATAAAAGATAATCTTATTGCTGTAATTTCTGAGATCAACATGATTGAAGACATTGGATCATGGTGGATAGATTCTGGTGTAACTCGACATGTATGTAAGAATAGAGATTTTTTCAAGACATTCAAAGAAGAGAATGGGATTATTCTGTATATGGGAAATGCATCAACTGTTCAAGTAATGGGTAAAGGAACGGTGAAACTTGAATTCACTTCTGGAAGAGTACTGACTCTTACTGATGTATATTATGTACCCGAAGTcagaaaaaatttagtttttgttcCTCTACTTAACAAGTATGCGTTTAAGTCTGTATTTGAAGGAGGCAAATTTATTCTGTCTAAGGGTGGAGTGTTTGTGGGTAAAGGATATCTATGTGAGAATATGTTTAAATTGAATATTGTAAatactattaataataataatgtttctgTTTATATTGCTGAGTCCTTTGATTTATGGCATAATCGTTTAAGACAT AATGGTATTGCTGAAAGAAAAAATAGAGTGTTGGAAGAAATGGTTAATGCTATGCTATCTTATTCTGGTCTAGCAAAAG TTATTGAATCAAGAGATGCAATTTTCTTAGAGGATAGATTTAATTCAACTCCAAGACCTgaaagtaaaattcacttagaaaaagaagaaaatgtagAAAATAAGCCCGTTGAAAATATTGAACTTAGAAAAAGTAAGAGAATAAGAAAAGCAAAGACTTATGGACCAGATTTCTTTATGTTCCTTGTGGAAGGGACAGGAGAATCAAAAGATAGCATTGCACCTATATGCCTTCATATGGAAGGTGATACTGAGACCTATGAAGAGGCTATAAGGTTTCGAGATTCAGATTTTTGGAAAGAAGCAATACAAGATAAGATGGACTCAATAATGAGAAATAACACTTGGAAATTAGTGGATCTTCCTCGTGGGTCAAAAGCCATTAGTTCTAAATggattttcaaaaagaaaatgaaagtagaTGGAACTGTTGATAAATTCAAAGCACGGTTAGTTGCTAAGGGGTTTGCACAAAAAGAAGGAATTGATTACTTTGATACATATGCACCAGTAGCAAGAATTGCTACAATTAGAGTGCTTATAGCACTTGCTTCAATCTTTAATTTTGTCATTCACCAAATGGATGTTAAAACAACTTTCTTAAATGGTGAACTAGACGAAGAGGTGTATATGAAGCAACCCGAAGGATTTATAGTTGCTGGTCAAAAAAATAAAGTGTGCAAATTAGTTAAGTCTTTATATGGATTGAAACAAGCCCCTAAGCAATGGCataaaaaatttgatgaaactattCGTGCTAATGGATGTAAAATAAATGAATCTGATAAATGTGTGTATAGTAAAGTTAAAAATGGTAAATGTGTTATGATttgtttatatgttgatgatatgctTATCTTTGGTACTGATTTAGAAGAG GGTGAACCTTCTGTTTTAGAAGGATATACAGATGCCAGTTGGATAAGCTATACAGAGGATCATGCATCAACAAGTGGTTGGATCTTTACCCTTGGTGGGGTGCTGTTTCTTGGGGATCCAAGAAACAAACTTGCATAA
- the LOC112732386 gene encoding uncharacterized protein produces MADSSGTTLMDLITADPTPTQTSSSASSAVASPASASPASGLPTALGKPGGEKKSKRAALMQIQNDTFSAAKNALNPVRANLMPQKQKKKPVSYSQLARSIHELAATSDQRSSQRQLVQHVFPKLAVYNSVDPSLAPSLLMLNQQCEDRTVLRYVYYYLARILSDNGSQGLTAGGGIPTPNWDALADIDAVGGVTRADVVPRIVEQLIAEATNAESEFHARRLQSLKALTYAPSSNSEVLSRLYEIVFGVLEKVGTPPKRKKGILGVGTKGGDKESIIRTNLQFAALSALRRLPIDPGNPAFLHYAILGISSSDPVAVRHGLGIVSELATRDPYAVAMALGKHAQPGGALLDVLHLHDVLARVSLARLCCTISRARSLDERSDIRSQFNSVLYQLLLDPSEKVCFEAIICVLGKYDNSERTEERASGWYRLTREILKLPDASSKESSKDKSKNKRPQPLIKLVMRRLESSFRSFSRPVLHAASRVVQEMGKSRAAAFALGMQDIDEGTHINTFAEAADLNDSDESTHPESVRRTSSISNSVSGGRDTIAGLLASLMEVVRTTVACECVYVRAMVIKALIWMQSPVDSFDELESIIASELSDPAWPAALLNDVLLTLHARFKASPDMAVTLLEIARIFATKVPGKVDADVLQLLWKTCLVGAVPDGKHKALEAVTIVLDLPPPQPGSMLGLTSVDRVSASDPKSALALQKLVQAAVWFLGENANYAASEYAWESSTPPGTALMMLDADKMVAAASSRNPTLASALTRLQRCAFNGSWEIRIIAAQALTTMAIRSGEPFRLQIYEFLHTLAQGGLQSQFSDIHLSNGEDQGASGTGLGVLLSPMIKVLDEMYRAQDDLIKEIRNHDNAKKEWTDDELKKLYETHERLLDLVSLFCYVPRTKYLPLGPISGKLIDIYRTRHNISASTGLSDPAVATGISDLIYESKAAAPAEPDGLDDDLVNAWAANLGDDGLWGNNAPAMNRVNEFLAGAGTDAPEVDEENMISRPSVSYDDMWAKTLLEPSEMEEDDARSLGSSSPDSTGSVETSISSHFGGMGYPSLFSSRPSSQTTDKAASRGSGPSTYEGYGSPIREEPPPYSSPVLGRYESFENPLAGSGSQSFGSPDDERASSGNPQFGSALYDFTAGGDDELSLTAGEEVEIEYEVDGWFYVKKKRPGRDGKMAGLVPVLYVSQS; encoded by the exons ATGGCG GACTCGTCTGGAACAACGCTCATGGATCTGATTACGGCGGACCCTACGCCTACGCAGACATCGTCTTCGGCGTCCTCTGCAGTGGCGTCTCCGGCATCGGCGTCACCGGCATCAGGTCTTCCCACGGCGCTGGGTAAGCCCGGTGGGGAGAAGAAATCGAAGCGAGCCGCATTGATGCAGATCCAGAACGATACCTTTTCTGCTGCCAAAAATGCTTTGAATCCAGTTAGGGCCAATCTTATGccgcaaaaacaaaagaaaaag CCAGTTTCATATTCACAACTTGCGAGAAGTATCCATGAACTAGCTGCCACTTCTGATCAG AGAAGTTCTCAGCGGCAATTAGTGCAACATGTATTTCCAAAACTTGCCGTATATAATTCTGTGGATCCTTCGCTCGCTCCCTCTCTTCTCATG CTTAATCAGCAGTGCGAAGATAGAACTGTGCTACGATATGTCTATTACTACCTGGCTAGAATCTTGTCTGACAATGGCTCCCAAGGTTTGACCGCAGGCGGTGGGATACCCACTCCTAACTGGGATGCATTGGCTGACATTGATGCAGTTGGAGGTGTCACTCGAGCTGATGTTGTGCCACGGATAGTAGAACAGCTTATTGCCGAAGCCACAAATGCTGAATCTGAGT TTCATGCTCGAAGACTCCAATCCTTGAAGGCACTTACATATGCTCCTTCATCCAACTCTGAAGTATTGTCCAGATTGTATGAAATTGTTTTTGGTGTACTAGAGAAG GTTGGCACTCCACCAAAGCGAAAGAAAGGCATACTTGGGGTTGGGACTAAAGGTGGTGATAAAGAG TCTATCATCCGAACCAATCTGCAATTTGCTGCCTTGAGTGCTCTAAGAAGACTCCCTATCGATCCTGGGAATCCAGCATTTCTCCATTATGCTATACTAGG GATTTCATCTTCTGATCCGGTTGCTGTGAGGCATGGGCTGGGAATTGTTTCTGAGTTGGCTACAAGGGACCCTTATGCTGTAGCAATGGCATTAG GAAAGCATGCACAGCCTGGAG GGGCTTTACTAGATGTTCTCCACTTGCATGATGTTCTTGCTAGAGTTTCTCTAGCTAGGTTATGCTGCACAATATCAAGAGCTAGATCTTTAGATG AAAGATCAGACATTAGATCTCAGTTCAATTCAGTGCTCTATCAACTTCTGTTGGATCCCAGTGAAAAAGTCTGCTTTGAGGCAATTATTTGCGTACTTGGAAAATATGATAACTCTGAGAG GACTGAGGAGCGTGCTTCTGGGTGGTACCGTTTGACCAGAGAGATTCTTAAGTTACCGGATGCATCTTCCAAGGAAAGTTCTAAAGATAAATCTAAGAATAAACGTCCGCAACCTCTTATAAAACTTGTAATGAGAAG GTTAGAAAGTTCTTTCCGTAGCTTTTCTAGACCCGTGCTTCATGCAGCATCTAGAGTTGTCCAGGAGATGGGGAAAAGTCGAGCTGCTGCTTTTGCTTTGGGCATGCAGGATATTGATGAAGGGACACATATCAATACATTTGCTGAGGCTGCTGATCTTAATGATTCAGATGAAAGTACACATCCTGAAA GTGTTCGAAGAACTTCTTCAATATCTAACAGTGTAAGTGGTGGCAGAGATACCATCGCGGGTTTATTGGCTTCATTAATGGAGGTCGTACGGACAACAGTTGCTTGTGAATGTGTTTATGTACGAGCGATGGTGATCAAGGCACTAATCTGGATGCAAAGCCCAGTTGACTCATTTGATGAGCTTGAATCTATTATTGCCTCAGAATTGTCTGATCCAGCTTGGCCAGCAGCACTGTTGAATGATGTTCTACTCACTCTACATGCTCGGTTTAAG GCTTCTCCGGATATGGCTGTTACGCTTCTTGAAATTGCAAGAATATTTGCTACTAAAGTACCAGGAAAGGTTGATGCTGACGTGCTACAACTGCTTTGGAAG ACTTGTCTTGTTGGAGCTGTTCCTGATGGGAAACACAAAGCTTTAGAAGCAGTCACTATTGTTCTTGATCTACCACCTCCACAACCTGGATCTATGCTTGGTCTTACTTCAGTGGATAGGGTGTCTGCATCTGACCCAAAGTCTGCTCTTGCTTTACAAAAATTAGTCCAAGCAGCT GTATGGTTCCTTGGAGAAAATGCAAATTATGCTGCTTCTGAATATGCTTGGGAATCGTCTACTCCACCTGGTACTGCACTAATGATGTTAGATGCCGATAAAATGGTTGCTGCTGCTAGTTCTCGTAATCCTACTCTAGCTAGTGCTTTGACTAGGCTACAGAGGTGTGCATTTAATGGCAGCTGGGAG ATTCGAATTATTGCTGCTCAGGCTCTTACAACAATGGCAATCAGATCTGGTGAACCTTTCAGGTTACAGATTTATGAGTTTCTGCACACTTTGGCACAAGGTGGTCTGCAGTCACAGTTCTCAGACATACATCTCAGCAATGGAGAAGATCAAGGAGCTAGCGGTACAGGCCTTGGAGTTTTATTAAGTCCAATGATAAAAGTGTTGGATGAGATGTACAGAGCGCAAGATGATTTGATCAA GGAAATACGCAATCATGACAATGCTAAGAAAGAATGGACTGATGATGAATTGAAGAAACTATATGAAACCCACGAAAGGCTACTGGACCTTGTTTCATTGTTTTGCTATGTTCCAAGAACAAAGTATCTTCCTTTGGGTCCAATAAG TGGCAAACTCATCGACATCTATCGTACACGCCACAATATTAGTGCATCAACTGGTTTGAGTGATCCAGCTGTTGCAACTGGTATATCTGACCTCATCTATGAATCCAAAGCAGCAGCACCTGCTGAGCCTGATGGACTTGATGATGACCTAGTAAATGCTTGGGCAGCGAACCTTGGAGATGATGGCTTGTGGGGAAACAATGCACCAGCAATGAATAGG GTAAATGAATTTCTTGCTGGCGCTGGAACAGATGCCCCAGAAGTTGATGAAGAGAATATGATATCTAGGCCTTCAGTTAGCTATGATGATATGTGGGCAAAAACACTTTTAGAACCTTCTGAGATGGAG GAAGATGATGCAAGATCATTGGGATCATCGTCTCCAGACTCAACAGGATCAGTTGAAACTTCAATATCATCCCACTTTGGCGGAATGGGTTACCCTTCACTATTTAGTTCCCGACCATCATCACAAACTAcg GACAAGGCAGCAAGCCGAGGTAGTGGTCCCTCTACATATGAGGGTTATGGTTCTCCG